The following proteins come from a genomic window of Streptomyces sp. NBC_00539:
- a CDS encoding RNA-binding protein, whose translation MLEEALEHLVKGIVDNPDEVQVASRNLRRGQVLEVRVHPDDLGKVIGRNGRTARALRTVVGAIGGRGIRVDLVDVDQVR comes from the coding sequence ATGCTCGAGGAGGCTCTTGAGCACCTCGTGAAGGGCATCGTGGACAACCCCGACGAAGTGCAGGTCGCCTCGCGCAACCTGCGCCGCGGACAGGTGCTCGAGGTCCGGGTCCACCCGGATGACCTCGGGAAGGTGATCGGCCGCAACGGCCGCACCGCACGTGCGCTGCGCACCGTCGTGGGCGCGATCGGCGGGCGGGGGATCCGCGTCGACCTCGTCGACGTGGACCAGGTCCGCTGA
- the rpsP gene encoding 30S ribosomal protein S16, with translation MAVKIKLKRLGKIRQPHYRIIVADARTRRDGRAIEEIGIYQPTYNPSRIEVNAERAQYWLSVGAQPTEAVLAILKLTGDWQAHKGLPAPAPLLQPETKESKRRSFDEFAKALEGIGEGKGEAITQKAKKADKKADEAEAAAESTEA, from the coding sequence GTGGCAGTCAAGATCAAGCTCAAGCGCCTCGGCAAGATTCGCCAGCCGCACTACCGCATCATCGTCGCCGACGCCCGCACCCGCCGGGACGGTCGCGCGATCGAGGAGATCGGTATCTACCAGCCGACCTACAACCCGTCGCGCATCGAGGTCAACGCCGAGCGTGCGCAGTACTGGCTGTCCGTCGGCGCCCAGCCCACCGAGGCTGTGCTCGCCATCCTGAAGCTGACCGGTGACTGGCAGGCCCACAAGGGTCTCCCCGCCCCCGCGCCGCTGCTCCAGCCGGAGACGAAGGAGAGCAAGCGTCGCTCCTTCGACGAGTTCGCCAAGGCCCTCGAGGGCATCGGCGAGGGCAAGGGCGAGGCCATCACCCAGAAGGCGAAGAAGGCCGACAAGAAGGCGGACGAGGCTGAGGCCGCCGCCGAGTCGACCGAGGCCTGA
- the proS gene encoding proline--tRNA ligase → MAKAPVLTPQAEDFPRWYQDLINKAELADNGPVRGTMVIRPYGYGLWERMQQEMDARIKDAGAQNAYFPLFIPQSYLTKEAEHVEGFAPELAVVTHGGGKELEEPVVVRPTSETIINDYFSKWVQSYRDLPLLINQWANVVRWEMRPRVFLRTSEFLWQEGHTAHATYEDARDYAARIHTDVYGDFMTNVLGIDVVLGRKTAKERFAGAINTLTLEGMMGDGKALQLGTSHELGTNFAKAFHTQYLSKEGKQELVWQTSWGVSTRMVGGLIMSHGDDNGLRVPPRLAHVQVVVMAIKGDEAVAKVRELGAQLKAAGIRVQVDDRVDTPFGRRAVDWELKGVPVRVEIGPRDLENGTAMLARRIPGGKEAVQISALADLLPKVLEEDQAQLLRESRERREARTCDVTTIEEAAEAAVAGGWARIPWADLGPEGEAKLAEQAVSVRCLIAADGSVPEADDAPGTLAIVARSY, encoded by the coding sequence ATGGCAAAGGCACCCGTTCTCACCCCCCAGGCGGAGGATTTCCCCCGCTGGTACCAGGATCTGATCAACAAGGCCGAGCTGGCCGACAACGGTCCGGTACGCGGCACCATGGTCATCCGGCCGTACGGCTACGGGCTGTGGGAGCGGATGCAGCAGGAGATGGACGCGCGCATCAAGGACGCGGGTGCCCAGAACGCGTACTTCCCGCTGTTCATCCCGCAGTCCTACCTGACGAAGGAAGCCGAGCACGTCGAGGGCTTCGCCCCCGAGCTCGCGGTCGTCACGCACGGCGGCGGCAAGGAGCTGGAAGAGCCGGTCGTCGTCCGGCCCACCTCCGAGACGATCATCAACGACTACTTCTCCAAGTGGGTCCAGAGCTACCGGGACCTGCCCCTGCTGATCAACCAGTGGGCCAACGTGGTCCGCTGGGAGATGCGCCCGCGCGTGTTCCTGCGTACGAGCGAGTTCCTCTGGCAGGAGGGCCACACCGCCCACGCCACCTACGAGGACGCCCGCGACTACGCGGCGCGCATCCACACCGACGTGTACGGCGACTTCATGACGAACGTGCTCGGCATCGACGTCGTGCTCGGCCGCAAGACCGCCAAGGAGCGCTTCGCCGGCGCCATCAACACCCTCACGCTGGAGGGGATGATGGGCGACGGCAAGGCCCTGCAGCTGGGCACGAGCCACGAGCTCGGCACCAACTTCGCCAAGGCCTTCCACACCCAGTACCTGTCGAAGGAAGGCAAGCAGGAGCTCGTCTGGCAGACCTCGTGGGGCGTATCGACCCGCATGGTCGGCGGTCTGATCATGTCCCACGGCGACGACAACGGGCTGCGGGTGCCGCCGCGCCTCGCGCACGTCCAGGTCGTCGTCATGGCGATCAAGGGCGACGAGGCCGTGGCCAAGGTCCGCGAGCTGGGGGCCCAGCTCAAGGCCGCCGGAATCCGCGTCCAGGTCGACGACCGCGTGGACACGCCCTTCGGGCGCCGCGCCGTGGACTGGGAGCTCAAGGGCGTGCCGGTGCGCGTCGAGATCGGCCCGCGCGACCTGGAGAACGGCACCGCGATGCTGGCCCGCCGGATCCCCGGCGGCAAGGAGGCCGTGCAGATCTCCGCGCTGGCCGACCTCCTGCCCAAGGTGCTGGAGGAGGACCAGGCGCAGCTGCTGCGCGAGTCCCGCGAGCGCCGTGAGGCCCGCACCTGTGACGTCACGACGATCGAGGAGGCCGCCGAGGCCGCCGTCGCCGGTGGCTGGGCGCGCATCCCGTGGGCGGACCTCGGCCCGGAGGGCGAGGCGAAGCTGGCCGAGCAGGCCGTCTCCGTGCGCTGCCTGATCGCCGCGGACGGTTCGGTCCCGGAGGCGGACGACGCTCCCGGTACCCTCGCCATCGTGGCGCGCTCGTACTGA
- a CDS encoding methyltransferase type 11 produces the protein MPTTTLVARDWAEIQERMLVPLYEAVYDRLEVGPGARLLGLGCGAGLALLLAQRRGAAVTGVEADAARRALARERLLEVRADPPAGARPYDVLLAFSPGSGDLGAAAPAVRRGGAVVLAGWGPSERCTVPVVLGAGPAPRDLDALVAGAGLVPDGSGRVFCPFGYADVDSAVRGLLSTGLYESASDPAQVEKELTEALHPYERPDGAVWLPNIFRYVIARVR, from the coding sequence ATGCCGACGACGACGCTCGTCGCCCGGGACTGGGCCGAGATCCAGGAACGGATGCTGGTACCGCTGTACGAGGCGGTCTACGACCGGCTGGAGGTCGGGCCCGGGGCCCGGCTGCTCGGCCTGGGGTGCGGGGCCGGGCTGGCCCTCCTGCTGGCGCAGCGGCGCGGGGCCGCCGTCACGGGCGTGGAGGCGGATGCGGCGCGGCGTGCGCTGGCCCGTGAGCGGCTGCTGGAAGTGCGGGCGGACCCGCCGGCGGGTGCGCGGCCGTACGACGTCCTGCTGGCCTTCTCGCCCGGCTCCGGGGATCTGGGCGCGGCCGCCCCGGCGGTCCGCCGGGGCGGCGCGGTGGTCCTGGCGGGCTGGGGGCCCTCGGAACGGTGCACGGTTCCGGTGGTGCTCGGCGCCGGGCCCGCGCCGCGGGACCTGGACGCGCTGGTGGCCGGGGCGGGTCTGGTCCCGGACGGGTCGGGGCGGGTGTTCTGCCCGTTCGGCTACGCGGACGTGGACAGCGCCGTGCGCGGGCTGCTGTCGACGGGGCTGTACGAGTCGGCGTCCGACCCGGCGCAGGTGGAGAAGGAGCTGACCGAGGCGCTTCACCCGTACGAGCGGCCGGACGGCGCGGTGTGGCTGCCGAACATCTTCCGCTACGTCATCGCCCGCGTCCGCTGA
- the ftsH gene encoding ATP-dependent zinc metalloprotease FtsH codes for MPSPTPAPPRDRADTPWRSEGAPPTPPPRKKMPGGWRGLILAALIVFLVANLVLSFYNEGDEPTVSYTEFSRQVADGNVSKIYSKGDAIQGQLKAKAPKPDGGKGDYTKFVTQRPAFADDDLWANLTKHQVTVTASPVVVQRSFLANLLISLAPMLLLVLLWVVIARRMGSAMGGGLGGLGRKAPPKPVELETGAKRTTFEDVAGIDEVAGELNDVVDFLKNPQAYRRMGARMPGGVLLAGLPGTGKTLLARAVAGEAGVPFFSASASEFIEMIVGVGASRVRELFTEARKVAPAIIFIDEIDTIGRVRGAGGGLGGHDEREQTLNQILTEMDGFSGSEGVVVLAATNRADVLDPALTRPGRFDRLVQVSPPDKSGREAILRIHTREIPLAEGVDLGRVASTTPGMTGAELANLANEAALLAVKRKQTEVTQADLSEALEKVQLGAERPLVMPLEERRRTAYHESGHALLGMLHPGADPVRKITIVPRGRALGVTLSTPDADRYAYTEEYLRGRIIGALGGMAAEQVVYDVITTGAENDLEQVTNLVRGMVGRWGMSERVGRLTAIPSDGQSAYGLSAAPATLDAVDAEMRRIVDECYVEACRLLREHRSQLDDLAEALLAAETLDEAAAYAAAGIPRLSK; via the coding sequence GTGCCCAGCCCCACCCCCGCACCGCCCCGCGACCGGGCCGACACCCCCTGGCGTTCCGAGGGCGCGCCTCCCACCCCGCCGCCGAGGAAGAAGATGCCCGGCGGATGGCGCGGGCTGATCCTCGCCGCCCTGATCGTCTTCCTGGTCGCCAACCTGGTGCTGTCGTTCTACAACGAGGGCGACGAGCCGACGGTCTCCTACACCGAATTCAGCAGGCAGGTCGCGGACGGCAACGTCTCGAAGATCTACTCCAAGGGCGACGCCATCCAGGGGCAGCTCAAGGCCAAGGCGCCCAAGCCGGACGGCGGCAAGGGCGACTACACCAAGTTCGTCACCCAGCGCCCCGCCTTCGCCGACGACGACCTGTGGGCCAACCTCACCAAACACCAGGTCACGGTGACCGCCTCGCCCGTCGTCGTGCAGCGCAGCTTCCTCGCCAACCTCCTCATCTCGCTCGCCCCCATGCTGCTGCTGGTCCTGCTGTGGGTGGTCATCGCCCGCCGGATGGGCTCGGCCATGGGCGGCGGCCTCGGCGGCCTGGGCCGCAAGGCCCCGCCGAAACCGGTGGAGCTGGAGACGGGCGCCAAACGCACCACCTTCGAGGACGTGGCGGGCATCGACGAGGTGGCGGGCGAGCTCAACGACGTCGTCGACTTCCTCAAGAACCCGCAGGCCTACCGCCGGATGGGCGCCCGCATGCCCGGCGGGGTCCTCCTCGCGGGCCTGCCCGGCACCGGCAAGACCCTGCTCGCCCGCGCCGTCGCCGGGGAGGCCGGGGTCCCCTTCTTCTCCGCCTCCGCGTCCGAGTTCATCGAGATGATCGTCGGAGTCGGCGCCTCGCGGGTCCGCGAACTGTTCACCGAGGCGCGCAAGGTCGCCCCCGCGATCATCTTCATCGACGAGATCGACACCATCGGGCGGGTGCGCGGCGCCGGCGGCGGACTCGGCGGCCACGACGAACGCGAACAGACCCTGAACCAGATCCTCACCGAGATGGACGGCTTCTCCGGCTCGGAGGGCGTCGTCGTCCTCGCCGCCACCAACCGCGCCGACGTCCTGGACCCGGCGCTGACCCGGCCGGGCCGCTTCGACCGCCTGGTGCAGGTCTCCCCGCCCGACAAGAGCGGCCGCGAGGCGATCCTGCGCATCCACACCCGCGAGATCCCGCTCGCCGAGGGCGTGGACCTGGGCCGGGTCGCCAGTACGACTCCCGGCATGACGGGCGCCGAACTGGCCAACCTGGCCAACGAGGCCGCCCTGCTGGCCGTCAAGCGCAAGCAGACCGAGGTCACCCAGGCCGACCTCTCCGAGGCCCTGGAGAAGGTGCAGCTCGGCGCGGAACGCCCGCTGGTCATGCCGCTGGAGGAACGCCGCCGCACGGCCTACCACGAGAGCGGCCACGCCCTGCTGGGCATGCTCCATCCGGGCGCCGACCCCGTCCGCAAGATCACCATCGTTCCGCGCGGGCGGGCCCTGGGCGTCACCCTTTCCACCCCCGACGCCGACCGGTACGCGTACACGGAGGAGTACCTGCGCGGGCGCATCATCGGCGCGCTCGGGGGCATGGCGGCCGAGCAGGTCGTCTACGACGTGATCACCACGGGCGCCGAGAACGACCTCGAACAGGTCACCAACCTCGTGCGCGGCATGGTCGGCCGGTGGGGGATGAGCGAACGCGTCGGCCGCCTGACCGCGATCCCCTCCGACGGACAGAGCGCCTACGGGCTCTCCGCCGCGCCCGCGACGCTCGACGCCGTCGACGCCGAGATGCGGCGGATCGTGGACGAGTGCTACGTGGAGGCCTGCCGCCTCCTGCGGGAGCACCGCTCGCAGCTCGACGACCTCGCCGAGGCCCTGCTCGCCGCCGAGACCCTGGACGAAGCCGCCGCCTACGCCGCCGCCGGCATCCCGCGCCTGTCGAAGTGA
- the ffh gene encoding signal recognition particle protein, producing MFDTLSDRLSATFKSLRGKGRLSEQDIDAAAREIRIALLEADVALPVVRSFIANVKERARGEEVSKALNPGQQVLKIVNDELVSILGGETRRLRYAKTAPTVIMLAGLQGAGKTTLAGKLGLWLKGQGHTPLLVACDLQRPNAVNQLSIVAERAGVAFYGPQPGNGVGDPVQVAKDSVEYARSRQHDIVIVDTAGRLGIDQELMQQAADIRDAVSPDEILFVVDAMIGQDAVNTAEAFRDGVGFDGVVLSKLDGDARGGAALSIAHVTGKQIMFASNGEKLDEFDAFHPDRMAGRILDMGDMLTLIEQAEKTFSQAEAEKMAAKLAKGPKEFTLDDFLAQMEQVRKMGSISKLLGMLPGMGQIKEQINNIDERDVDRMAAIIKSMTPAERQDPHIINGSRRARVAKGSGVEVSAVKNLVERFFEARKMMSRMAQGGGMPGMPGIPGMGGGPGRQKKQVKQAKGKRKSGNPMKRKQEEAAAAARREQGPQAAEPAAGGNPFGLPAGGAQPGQDFDLPDEFKKFMK from the coding sequence GTGTTCGATACGCTTTCCGACCGCCTCAGCGCGACCTTCAAGTCCCTCCGGGGCAAAGGTCGCCTCTCCGAGCAGGACATCGACGCTGCGGCGCGGGAAATCCGTATCGCCCTCCTCGAGGCCGACGTCGCGCTTCCCGTCGTCCGTTCCTTCATCGCGAACGTCAAGGAACGCGCCCGCGGCGAAGAGGTCAGCAAGGCCCTCAACCCCGGCCAGCAGGTCCTCAAGATCGTCAACGACGAGCTCGTCTCGATCCTCGGTGGCGAGACCCGGCGGCTGCGCTACGCCAAGACCGCGCCCACCGTGATCATGCTCGCCGGTCTCCAGGGTGCCGGTAAAACCACCCTCGCCGGAAAGCTCGGCCTCTGGCTCAAGGGGCAGGGCCACACCCCGCTGCTCGTCGCCTGCGACCTCCAGCGCCCCAACGCCGTCAACCAGCTGAGCATCGTCGCCGAGCGGGCCGGGGTCGCGTTCTACGGCCCCCAGCCGGGCAACGGCGTCGGCGACCCGGTCCAGGTCGCGAAGGACTCCGTCGAGTACGCGCGGAGCCGGCAGCACGACATCGTCATCGTCGACACCGCCGGCCGCCTCGGCATCGACCAGGAGCTGATGCAGCAGGCCGCGGACATCCGCGACGCCGTCAGCCCCGACGAGATCCTCTTCGTGGTCGACGCCATGATCGGCCAGGACGCGGTCAACACCGCCGAGGCCTTCCGCGACGGCGTCGGCTTCGACGGCGTGGTGCTCTCCAAGCTCGACGGCGACGCCCGGGGCGGTGCCGCGCTCTCCATCGCGCACGTCACCGGCAAGCAGATCATGTTCGCCTCGAACGGTGAGAAGCTCGACGAGTTCGACGCCTTCCACCCCGACCGCATGGCGGGCCGGATCCTCGACATGGGTGACATGCTCACCCTCATCGAGCAGGCCGAGAAGACCTTCTCGCAGGCCGAGGCCGAGAAGATGGCGGCCAAGCTGGCGAAGGGCCCCAAGGAGTTCACGCTCGACGACTTCCTGGCCCAGATGGAGCAGGTCCGCAAGATGGGCTCCATCTCCAAGCTGCTCGGCATGCTGCCCGGCATGGGGCAGATCAAGGAGCAGATCAACAACATCGACGAGCGTGACGTCGACCGCATGGCCGCCATCATCAAGTCGATGACCCCGGCAGAGCGCCAGGACCCGCACATCATCAACGGCTCCCGCCGCGCCCGTGTGGCCAAGGGTTCCGGCGTCGAGGTCAGCGCGGTCAAGAACCTGGTCGAGCGGTTCTTCGAGGCGCGCAAGATGATGTCCCGCATGGCCCAGGGCGGCGGCATGCCGGGCATGCCCGGCATCCCCGGGATGGGCGGCGGACCCGGCCGGCAGAAGAAGCAGGTCAAGCAGGCCAAGGGCAAGCGCAAGAGCGGCAACCCGATGAAGCGCAAGCAGGAGGAGGCCGCGGCTGCGGCCCGGCGCGAGCAGGGACCGCAGGCGGCCGAGCCGGCCGCCGGCGGCAACCCGTTCGGTCTGCCCGCGGGCGGGGCCCAGCCCGGTCAGGACTTCGACCTTCCGGACGAGTTCAAGAAGTTCATGAAGTGA
- a CDS encoding [protein-PII] uridylyltransferase: MTSVENTTAEPSGQDGSGPGGYAAARLRLLQEEARSGPSRRSALAALTDDWLGALFARAVRETGVRGAALVAVGGYGRAELSPRSDLDLLLLHDGKTGTKALATLADRLWYPVWDLGVALDHSVRTPAEARKTAAEDLKVQLGLLDARPVAGDAGLLAGLRTAVLADWRNQAARRLPQLHALCRDRAEKAGELRFLLEPDLKEARGGLRDAAALRAVAASWLADAPREGLAEARRRLLDARDALHLVTGRATDRLSLQEQDQVAARLGLLDADALLREVYEAARVISYAGDVTWREVGRVLRSRAARPRLRGLLLGTRGPAVQRAPLAEGVVESDGEAVLALAARPDRDPVLALRFGAAAAQAGLPVSLHSVRRLAAQGKPLPVPWPAEAREQLVTLLGAGEPTVGVWEALEAEGLITRLLPDWERVRCRPQRNPVHTWTVDRHLVETAVRAAALTRRVSRPDLLLMAALLHDIGKGWPGDHSLAGETIARDMAARVGFDAEDVAVLGVLVRHHLLLIETATRRDLDDPATVRSVAEAVGSAGTLELLHALTEADALATGPAAWSSWRGSLVADLVARVGAVLTGAAPATTELGIPVTEQERLAVEALRTGEPVLALEARHEEDSVGVDLVVAVPDQPGVLPALAGVLALHRLTVRAADLRSLELPDLLGEVLVFRWRVAAEYGALPEAARLRTDLVRALDGSLDVPAKLADREAAYPRRRGVVPPPPRVTVVPDVSSLATVLEVRAPDAVGLLHRIGRALDAGGVRVRSAHVSTLGANAVDTLYVTDPDGKPLSPGAAASLARAVGTALH, translated from the coding sequence GTGACGAGTGTGGAGAACACGACCGCCGAACCGTCCGGCCAGGACGGCTCGGGACCCGGCGGCTACGCCGCGGCCCGGCTGCGCCTCCTCCAGGAGGAGGCGCGGTCCGGGCCTTCCCGGCGTTCCGCCCTGGCCGCACTGACCGATGACTGGCTCGGCGCCCTCTTCGCGCGGGCCGTACGCGAGACCGGCGTGCGCGGGGCGGCCCTGGTGGCGGTCGGCGGCTACGGCCGGGCGGAACTCTCCCCGCGCAGCGACCTCGACCTGCTGCTCCTGCACGACGGCAAGACCGGCACCAAGGCACTGGCCACGCTCGCCGACCGCCTCTGGTACCCCGTGTGGGACCTCGGCGTGGCCCTGGACCACTCCGTGCGCACCCCGGCCGAGGCCCGCAAGACCGCCGCCGAGGACCTCAAGGTCCAGCTCGGGCTGCTCGACGCGCGGCCCGTCGCCGGCGACGCGGGACTCCTCGCCGGGCTGCGCACCGCCGTCCTGGCCGACTGGCGCAACCAGGCGGCCAGACGGCTCCCGCAGCTGCACGCCCTGTGCCGGGACCGGGCCGAGAAGGCCGGGGAGCTGCGCTTCCTGCTGGAGCCCGACCTCAAGGAGGCGCGCGGCGGGCTCCGCGACGCCGCCGCCCTGCGGGCCGTCGCCGCGTCGTGGCTGGCCGACGCCCCGCGCGAGGGGCTGGCGGAGGCGCGCCGGCGGCTCCTGGACGCCCGGGACGCCCTGCACCTGGTGACGGGCCGGGCCACCGACCGGCTCTCCCTCCAGGAACAGGACCAGGTCGCCGCCCGGCTCGGGCTGCTCGACGCGGACGCGCTGCTGCGCGAGGTGTACGAGGCCGCCCGGGTCATCTCGTACGCCGGCGACGTCACCTGGCGGGAGGTCGGGCGGGTACTGCGCTCCCGGGCGGCCCGGCCGAGGCTGCGCGGCCTGCTGCTGGGCACGCGCGGGCCCGCCGTGCAGCGGGCACCGCTCGCCGAGGGCGTCGTGGAGTCCGACGGCGAGGCCGTGCTGGCCCTCGCCGCCCGGCCCGACCGGGACCCGGTGCTCGCGCTGCGCTTCGGGGCGGCCGCCGCACAGGCCGGTCTGCCGGTCTCGCTGCACTCCGTACGCCGCCTCGCCGCCCAAGGCAAGCCGCTCCCGGTGCCCTGGCCCGCGGAGGCGCGGGAGCAGCTGGTCACCCTGCTGGGGGCGGGCGAGCCGACGGTCGGGGTGTGGGAGGCGCTCGAAGCGGAGGGGCTGATCACCCGGCTGCTGCCCGACTGGGAACGGGTGCGCTGCAGGCCGCAGCGCAACCCCGTGCACACCTGGACGGTGGACCGGCACCTGGTGGAGACGGCGGTCCGGGCCGCCGCCCTCACCCGCCGCGTCAGCCGCCCGGACCTGCTCCTGATGGCCGCCCTGCTCCACGACATCGGCAAGGGCTGGCCCGGCGACCACTCGCTGGCCGGGGAGACCATCGCCCGCGACATGGCCGCCCGGGTCGGCTTCGACGCCGAGGACGTGGCGGTGCTCGGCGTCCTCGTACGCCACCACCTGCTGCTCATCGAGACCGCCACCCGGCGCGACCTGGACGACCCGGCCACGGTCCGGTCCGTTGCCGAAGCCGTCGGGTCGGCGGGCACCCTGGAGCTCCTGCACGCCCTCACCGAGGCCGACGCCCTGGCCACCGGCCCGGCGGCGTGGAGCTCCTGGCGGGGTTCGCTCGTGGCGGACCTGGTGGCCCGGGTCGGAGCGGTCCTCACGGGCGCGGCCCCCGCGACCACCGAGCTGGGCATCCCGGTCACCGAACAGGAACGCCTGGCGGTGGAGGCGCTGCGCACCGGGGAGCCGGTGCTGGCCCTGGAAGCCCGCCACGAGGAGGATTCGGTCGGGGTGGACCTGGTCGTCGCCGTTCCCGACCAGCCCGGGGTGCTGCCCGCGCTGGCCGGGGTGCTGGCGCTGCACCGGCTCACCGTCCGGGCGGCCGACCTGCGCTCGCTGGAGCTGCCGGACCTGCTGGGGGAGGTGCTCGTGTTCCGCTGGCGGGTGGCCGCCGAGTACGGGGCCCTGCCGGAGGCCGCCCGGCTGCGCACCGACCTGGTCCGGGCGCTGGACGGCTCGCTGGACGTCCCGGCGAAGCTGGCCGACCGCGAGGCCGCGTACCCGCGGCGGCGCGGGGTGGTCCCGCCGCCGCCCCGGGTGACGGTGGTGCCGGACGTCTCCTCGCTGGCCACCGTCCTGGAGGTGCGGGCCCCCGACGCCGTGGGACTGCTCCACCGGATCGGCCGGGCGCTGGACGCGGGCGGCGTCCGGGTCCGCAGCGCGCACGTCTCCACGCTCGGCGCGAACGCGGTGGACACCCTGTACGTGACCGACCCGGACGGCAAACCCCTGTCTCCCGGGGCCGCCGCCTCCCTCGCCCGCGCGGTCGGGACCGCCCTGCACTGA
- a CDS encoding P-II family nitrogen regulator, with protein sequence MKLITAIVKPHRLDEIKDALQRFGVQGLTVSEASGYGRQRGHTEVYRGAEYTVDLVPKIRIEVVVEDDTAEDVMNVLVTAAHTGKIGDGKVWSVPVDSIIRVRTGERGADAL encoded by the coding sequence ATGAAGCTGATCACCGCGATCGTCAAGCCGCACCGCCTCGACGAGATCAAGGACGCCCTCCAGCGGTTCGGGGTCCAGGGACTGACCGTCTCCGAGGCCAGTGGCTACGGCCGCCAGCGCGGCCACACCGAGGTCTACCGCGGCGCCGAGTACACCGTGGACCTCGTACCGAAGATCCGCATCGAGGTCGTCGTCGAGGACGACACGGCCGAGGACGTGATGAACGTGCTGGTCACCGCGGCGCACACCGGCAAGATCGGTGACGGCAAGGTGTGGAGCGTCCCCGTGGACTCGATCATCAGGGTCCGCACCGGCGAGCGCGGCGCGGACGCGCTCTAA
- a CDS encoding ammonium transporter, whose protein sequence is MASAITTLAADAPALSAANTGFMLICSALVMLMTPGLAFFYGGMVRVKSSLNMLMMSFISLGIVTILWVLYGFSLAFGTDAGSLIGWNSDYVGLSGIGITELWDGYTIPVYVFAVFQLMFAVITPALISGALADRVKFSAWALFTALWVSLVYFPVAHWVWGTGGWLFKLGVIDFAGGTAVHINAGAAALGVILVIGKRVGFKKDLMRPHSLPLVMLGAGLLWFGWFGFNAGSWLGNDDGVGAVMFVNTQVATAAAMLAWLGYEKLRHGSFTTLGAASGAVAGLVAITPSGGSCSPLGAIAIGAIAGVVCAMAVGLKYRFNFDDSLDVVGVHLVGGIIGSLLVGLFATGGVQSDAKGLFYGGGLDQLGKQAIGVFAVLAYSLLASALLAFLLDKTIGMRVTEDDEVSGIDQVEHAETAYDFSGAGGGASSRSTAVPAHAAAATKKVDA, encoded by the coding sequence ATGGCATCAGCCATCACGACCCTCGCGGCAGACGCCCCGGCCCTGTCTGCCGCGAACACCGGGTTCATGCTCATCTGCTCCGCCCTGGTCATGCTGATGACCCCGGGACTGGCCTTCTTCTACGGGGGCATGGTCCGCGTCAAGAGCAGCCTCAACATGCTCATGATGAGCTTCATCAGCCTCGGGATCGTCACGATCCTGTGGGTCCTCTACGGATTCAGCCTCGCCTTCGGGACCGACGCGGGCTCGCTCATCGGATGGAACTCCGACTACGTCGGACTCAGCGGCATCGGCATCACCGAGCTCTGGGACGGCTACACCATCCCGGTCTACGTCTTCGCCGTCTTCCAGCTGATGTTCGCCGTCATCACCCCGGCCCTGATCAGCGGCGCCCTCGCCGACCGCGTCAAGTTCAGCGCCTGGGCCCTGTTCACCGCCCTGTGGGTGAGCCTCGTCTACTTCCCCGTCGCCCACTGGGTCTGGGGCACCGGCGGCTGGCTCTTCAAGCTCGGCGTCATCGACTTCGCGGGCGGCACCGCCGTCCACATCAACGCCGGCGCCGCCGCCCTCGGCGTGATCCTCGTCATCGGCAAGCGCGTGGGCTTCAAGAAGGACCTGATGCGCCCGCACAGCCTCCCGCTGGTCATGCTCGGGGCCGGTCTCCTCTGGTTCGGCTGGTTCGGCTTCAACGCCGGCTCCTGGCTCGGCAACGACGACGGCGTCGGCGCCGTCATGTTCGTCAACACCCAGGTCGCCACCGCCGCCGCCATGCTCGCCTGGCTCGGCTACGAGAAGCTGCGCCACGGCTCCTTCACCACCCTGGGCGCCGCGTCCGGCGCGGTCGCCGGTCTCGTCGCGATCACCCCCTCCGGCGGCTCCTGCTCCCCGCTCGGCGCGATCGCCATCGGCGCCATCGCCGGCGTCGTCTGCGCCATGGCCGTCGGCCTCAAGTACAGGTTCAACTTCGACGACTCCCTCGACGTGGTCGGCGTCCACCTCGTCGGCGGGATCATCGGCTCCCTCCTCGTCGGCCTCTTCGCCACCGGAGGCGTCCAGTCCGACGCCAAGGGCCTCTTCTACGGCGGCGGCCTGGACCAGCTCGGCAAGCAGGCCATCGGCGTCTTCGCCGTCCTCGCCTACTCTCTCCTCGCCTCCGCACTCCTCGCCTTCCTGCTCGACAAGACGATCGGGATGAGGGTCACCGAGGACGACGAGGTCTCGGGCATCGACCAGGTCGAGCACGCCGAGACCGCCTACGACTTCAGCGGGGCGGGCGGCGGCGCCTCCTCCCGGAGCACCGCCGTACCCGCCCACGCCGCCGCCGCGACCAAGAAGGTTGACGCATGA